From a region of the Streptomyces tirandamycinicus genome:
- a CDS encoding MMPL family transporter: protein MSPSSRPARRLVPLLLLAVWLVCGAALGPYAGRLGEVATNDQAAFLPRSAESTRVVEAQEAFRQDETLPAVVVWTAEDGTADAAMRRSATDALASLEGAPGTAGAVSPALPAEDGRALQGVVQLRPDLGEQLPDVLAAVREAADRVPGATAHIAGPAATQADLSDAFAGIDGLLLAVALATVLLILLLVYRSVLLPLVVIAGAVLALGLACAVVYALADRDVVRVDGQVQGILSILVIGAATDYALLLTARYREELATHADRFAAMRAALRRSTGPVVASAATVALGLLALLFSDLTNNRALGPVGAIGIVCAVLSALTFLPAVLVLLGRAAYWPARPQQAADGDSAGRGIWPRVAALVDRAPRKVWAATLAGLLACAAFAPGLVSKGVPLDETFVNDAPSVTAQAVLSEHFPGGSGNPAVVIADTGRVKEVTAAAAATDGVDSAVPATASGRPGAGEPLTAGGKVRIDVTLEEAADSDAAQDTVVRLRDAVHAVPGADALVGGYTAQQYDTQRTAERDRLLIVPVVLVVILLILVALLRSVLVPVLLVATVALNFVATLGVSALVFQGVFGFSGTDASVPLYGFVFLVALGVDYNIFLMSRVREEALLHGTREGVLRGLTATGGVITSAGVVLAATFAALAVIPLAFLVQIAFIVAFGVLLDTLVVRSLLVPALVRDIGRTAWWPGRLSREPSADRRQPPVPADVG from the coding sequence ATGTCACCCTCCTCGCGTCCGGCCCGCAGGCTGGTACCGCTCCTCCTGCTGGCCGTCTGGCTCGTCTGCGGCGCCGCCCTCGGCCCGTACGCCGGGAGGCTCGGCGAGGTCGCCACCAACGACCAGGCGGCGTTCCTGCCACGCAGCGCCGAGTCCACCCGGGTCGTGGAAGCCCAGGAGGCGTTCCGGCAGGACGAGACGCTCCCGGCGGTCGTCGTCTGGACCGCCGAGGACGGAACCGCGGACGCGGCGATGCGTCGGTCCGCGACCGACGCCCTCGCCTCGCTCGAGGGGGCGCCCGGCACCGCGGGCGCCGTGTCCCCCGCCCTCCCCGCCGAGGACGGCCGCGCCCTCCAGGGCGTCGTCCAGTTGCGGCCCGACCTGGGTGAGCAACTCCCCGACGTGCTGGCGGCGGTGCGCGAGGCGGCGGACCGGGTGCCCGGCGCGACCGCGCATATCGCCGGTCCCGCCGCGACGCAGGCCGATCTGTCCGACGCCTTCGCCGGGATCGACGGACTGCTGCTGGCCGTCGCCCTCGCCACCGTGCTGCTGATCCTGCTGCTGGTGTACCGCAGCGTGCTGCTGCCGCTGGTCGTGATCGCCGGTGCGGTCCTCGCCCTCGGTCTGGCCTGCGCCGTCGTCTACGCGCTGGCCGACCGCGACGTGGTACGGGTCGACGGGCAGGTCCAGGGCATCCTCTCCATCCTCGTGATCGGCGCCGCGACCGACTACGCACTGCTGCTGACGGCCCGTTACCGTGAGGAACTGGCCACGCACGCGGACCGGTTCGCGGCGATGAGGGCTGCGCTGCGCCGGTCCACCGGCCCCGTGGTGGCGAGTGCGGCCACCGTCGCCCTCGGCCTCCTGGCGCTCCTCTTCAGCGATCTGACCAACAACCGCGCCCTCGGTCCGGTCGGCGCCATCGGCATCGTCTGCGCCGTGCTCAGCGCCCTCACCTTCCTGCCGGCCGTGCTGGTCCTGCTGGGGCGGGCCGCGTACTGGCCCGCCCGGCCCCAGCAGGCGGCCGACGGCGATTCCGCGGGCCGGGGCATCTGGCCGCGGGTGGCCGCGCTGGTGGACCGCGCCCCCCGCAAGGTCTGGGCGGCCACCCTCGCCGGGCTGCTGGCCTGCGCGGCGTTCGCCCCCGGGCTCGTGTCGAAGGGGGTCCCGCTGGACGAGACCTTCGTCAACGACGCCCCCTCGGTCACGGCGCAGGCCGTGCTCAGCGAGCACTTCCCCGGCGGCTCGGGCAACCCGGCGGTCGTCATCGCCGACACCGGCCGCGTCAAGGAGGTGACGGCGGCCGCCGCCGCGACCGACGGAGTGGACTCCGCGGTTCCCGCGACGGCCTCCGGGCGCCCCGGCGCGGGGGAACCGCTGACGGCCGGCGGCAAGGTCCGGATCGACGTCACCCTGGAGGAGGCGGCGGACAGCGACGCCGCCCAGGACACGGTGGTGCGGCTGCGTGACGCGGTGCACGCCGTACCCGGCGCCGACGCCCTGGTCGGCGGCTACACGGCCCAGCAGTACGACACCCAGCGGACAGCCGAGCGCGACCGTCTGCTGATCGTGCCCGTCGTGCTCGTGGTGATCCTGCTGATCCTGGTCGCACTGCTCCGGTCCGTGCTGGTGCCCGTGCTGCTCGTCGCGACCGTCGCCCTCAACTTCGTCGCGACACTGGGTGTCTCGGCGCTGGTGTTCCAGGGGGTGTTCGGGTTCTCGGGCACCGACGCGTCGGTGCCGCTGTACGGGTTCGTCTTCCTGGTGGCCCTCGGCGTGGACTACAACATCTTCCTGATGTCCCGGGTCCGGGAGGAGGCCCTCCTGCACGGCACGCGCGAAGGCGTCCTGCGCGGTCTCACCGCGACCGGAGGGGTCATCACCTCAGCGGGCGTCGTGCTGGCCGCGACCTTCGCCGCGCTCGCCGTCATCCCGCTGGCGTTCCTGGTCCAGATCGCCTTCATCGTCGCCTTCGGCGTCCTGCTCGACACCCTCGTCGTCCGGTCCCTGCTCGTTCCCGCCCTCGTCCGGGACATCGGCCGCACCGCGTGGTGGCCCGGCCGGCTGAGCCGCGAGCCGTCGGCGGACCGGCGGCAGCCGCCGGTCCCCGCGGACGTCGGCTGA
- a CDS encoding STAS domain-containing protein, with product MSPMEQNLDVEVEIHDPSTAVVTIQGELDVDTATLLHHHLANQALHGRRHLVLDLSAVGFMDSSGLNVLIRATRETRATGGDLHLAAPTPQVAKLFDLTGLSLTTAVHEDVEAALTALKGAGTPT from the coding sequence ATGTCCCCCATGGAACAGAACCTGGACGTCGAGGTCGAGATCCACGACCCCAGCACGGCGGTGGTGACGATCCAGGGAGAACTGGACGTCGACACGGCGACACTGCTCCACCACCACCTGGCGAACCAGGCCCTGCACGGCCGCCGTCATCTGGTGCTGGATCTGTCAGCCGTCGGCTTCATGGACTCCTCCGGACTGAACGTGCTGATACGGGCCACCAGGGAGACCCGGGCCACGGGCGGTGATCTGCACCTCGCGGCACCGACACCGCAGGTCGCCAAGCTCTTCGACCTCACCGGGCTGAGCCTCACGACCGCGGTCCACGAAGACGTCGAGGCGGCGCTCACCGCCCTCAAGGGAGCGGGCACTCCCACCTGA
- a CDS encoding MarR family transcriptional regulator yields MDTATTADTAGAADASGTADTTDTTGASGAAAAAAGPGGPDLQAFAVELRRMNGEMNRLVHGFAAAQGLHATDVQALAAILDSDTPLTPGRLREHLGLTSGAVTACLDRLERAGHIRRSRDSKDRRVVHLHYAARGRSAARAHFRPLAEATARAQEGFGDAELAVVLRFLTAMNEELDRLSGRG; encoded by the coding sequence GTGGACACCGCCACCACCGCGGACACGGCAGGCGCGGCAGACGCGAGCGGCACGGCGGACACGACAGACACGACCGGCGCGAGCGGCGCGGCGGCGGCAGCGGCCGGACCGGGAGGCCCCGATCTGCAGGCCTTCGCCGTGGAGCTGCGCCGGATGAACGGCGAGATGAACCGGCTGGTCCACGGCTTCGCCGCCGCCCAGGGACTGCACGCCACCGACGTCCAGGCGCTGGCCGCGATCCTGGACTCCGACACCCCGCTGACCCCCGGACGGCTGCGGGAGCACCTGGGGCTGACGTCCGGCGCCGTGACGGCGTGCCTCGACCGGCTGGAGCGGGCCGGCCACATCCGCAGATCCCGTGACAGCAAGGACCGCCGGGTCGTCCACCTGCACTACGCCGCACGCGGCAGGTCCGCCGCCCGCGCCCACTTCCGGCCGCTCGCCGAGGCGACGGCCCGGGCCCAGGAGGGCTTCGGCGACGCCGAACTGGCCGTCGTGCTGCGGTTTCTGACCGCGATGAACGAGGAGCTGGACCGGCTGTCCGGTCGCGGCTGA
- a CDS encoding DUF4383 domain-containing protein has protein sequence MKLRDELPVDHRLATVYRVGAALCGVILLVFACLGFADGLGFFETDGARVAGLTSNGLLSLISLCVGLLLLGGAVVGGNVASTLNMIVGATFVLSGFVHLFLLDRPANILDFSMSNVVFSFVMGLLIVTFGMYGRVSGGLPHDNPYWRSRHPEQARREAEAAVPALSGGVNPRPRRAISVRRAPRPSGRP, from the coding sequence GTGAAGCTCAGGGACGAACTGCCCGTCGACCACCGTCTCGCCACCGTCTACCGGGTGGGTGCCGCCCTCTGCGGGGTGATCCTGCTGGTCTTCGCGTGCCTGGGGTTCGCCGACGGGCTCGGCTTCTTCGAGACCGACGGCGCACGGGTGGCCGGGTTGACCAGCAACGGCCTGCTCAGCCTGATCTCCCTGTGCGTGGGCCTGCTGCTGCTCGGCGGCGCCGTCGTGGGAGGGAACGTCGCCAGCACACTCAACATGATCGTGGGCGCGACGTTCGTGCTGAGCGGCTTCGTGCACCTGTTCCTGCTCGACCGCCCCGCCAACATCCTCGACTTCAGCATGTCCAACGTCGTGTTCAGCTTTGTGATGGGCCTGCTGATCGTGACATTCGGGATGTACGGGCGGGTCAGCGGCGGACTGCCGCACGACAACCCCTACTGGCGCAGCCGGCATCCCGAGCAGGCGCGCCGCGAGGCCGAAGCAGCGGTGCCGGCGCTGAGCGGCGGGGTGAACCCCCGCCCGCGGCGGGCGATCTCCGTCCGTCGGGCTCCGCGGCCGTCCGGCCGTCCGTGA